The proteins below are encoded in one region of Neofelis nebulosa isolate mNeoNeb1 chromosome 17, mNeoNeb1.pri, whole genome shotgun sequence:
- the GPR4 gene encoding G-protein coupled receptor 4, whose product MGNRTWEGCHVDSRVDHLFPPSLYIFVIGVGLPTNCLALWAAYRQVRQRNELGVYLMNLSIADLLYICTLPLWVDYFLHHDNWIHGPGSCKLFGFIFYTNIYISIAFLCCISVDRYLAVAHPLRFARLRRVKTAVAVSSVVWATELGANSAPLFHDELFRDRYNHTFCFEKFPMEGWVAWMNLYRVFVGFLFPWALMLLSYRGILRAVRGSVSTERQEKAKIKRLALSLIAIVLVCFAPYHVLLLSRSAVYLGRPWDCGFEERVFSAYHSSLAFTSLNCVADPILYCLVNEGARSDVAKALHNLLRFLASDKPQEMANASLTLETPLTSKRNSMAKAMAAGWAAAPPSQADQVQLKMLPPAQ is encoded by the coding sequence ATGGGCAACCGCACGTGGGAGGGCTGCCACGTGGACTCGCGCGTGGACCACCTCTTCCCGCCGTCCCTCTACATCTTCGTCATCGGGGTGGGCCTGCCCACCAACTGCCTGGCCCTGTGGGCGGCCTACCGCCAGGTGCGGCAGCGCAACGAGCTGGGCGTGTACCTGATGAACCTGAGCATCGCCGACCTGCTGTACATCTGCACGCTGCCGCTGTGGGTCGACTACTTCCTGCACCACGACAACTGGATCCACGGCCCCGGCTCCTGCAAGCTCTTCGGGTTCATCTTCTACACCAACATCTACATCAGCATCGCCTTCCTGTGCTGCATCTCCGTGGACCGGTACCTGGCTGTGGCCCACCCGCTGCGGTTTGCCCGCCTGCGCCGCGTCAAGACGGCCGTGGCCGTGAGCTCTGTGGTCTGGGCCACGGAGCTGGGGGCCAACTCGGCACCCCTGTTCCACGACGAGCTCTTCCGTGACCGCTACAACCACACCTTCTGCTTTGAGAAGTTCCCCATGGAGGGCTGGGTGGCCTGGATGAACCTCTACCGGGTCTTTGTGGGCTTCCTCTTCCCGTGGGCGCTCATGCTGCTGTCCTACCGCGGCATCCTGCGGGCCGTGCGGGGCAGCGTGTCCACCGAGCGTCAGGAGAAGGCCAAGATCAAGCGGCTGGCCCTCAGCCTCATCGCCATCGTGCTGGTCTGCTTCGCGCCATACCACGTGCTCCTGCTCTCACGCAGCGCCGTCTACCTGGGCCGCCCGTGGGACTGTGGCTTCGAGGAGCGCGTCTTCTCAGCGTACCACAGCTCACTGGCCTTCACCAGCCTCAACTGCGTGGCCGACCCCATCCTCTACTGCCTCGTCAACGAGGGGGCCCGCAGCGACGTGGCCAAGGCCCTGCACAATCTGCTCCGCTTCCTGGCCAGTGACAAGCCGCAGGAGATGGCCAACGCGTCGCTCACCCTGGAGACCCCGCTCACTTCCAAGAGGAACAGCATGGCCAAGGCCATGGCAGCTGGCTGGGCGGCAGCTCCACCCTCCCAGGCGGACCAGGTCCAGCTAAAGATGCTGCCGCCAGCACAGTGA